A genomic region of Gymnogyps californianus isolate 813 chromosome 12, ASM1813914v2, whole genome shotgun sequence contains the following coding sequences:
- the BCO1 gene encoding beta,beta-carotene 15,15'-dioxygenase, producing the protein MDTIFGRNKEEHPEPIKAEVQGQLPTWLQGILLRNGPGIHTIGDTKYNHWFDGLALLHSFTFKNGEVYYRSKYLRSDTYNCNIEANRIVVSEFGTMAYPDPCKNIFAKAFSYLSHTIPEFTDNCLINIMKTGDDFYATSETNFIRKINPQTLETLEKVDYSKYIAINMATSHPHYDSAGNTLNMGTSIVDKGKTKYVLFKIPPSVPEKEKKKSCFKHLEVMCSIPSRSLLHPSYYHSFGITENYIVFIEQPFKLDIVKMATAYVRGVNWASCLAYHKEDKTWFHFVDKKTKKEVSTKFYSDAMVFFHHINAYEEDGHIIFDIIAYTDNSLYDMFYLKNLSKDFEENKLTSIPACKRFVVPLQYDKDAEVGSNLVTLPSTATAVKEKDGSIYCQPEILCSGIELPRINYDHNGKKYKYVFATEVQWSPVPTKIVKFNTQTKEMLHWEEDHCWPSEPIFVPSPDAKEEDDGIVLTCILMSDPKEAPFLLVLDAKTFKELGRATVDVEMHLDLHGMFIPQKDLKAETE; encoded by the exons ATGGACACGATATTTGGTAGAAATAAAGAAGAACATCCAGAGCCCATAAAAGCTGAGGTGCAAG GTCAGTTGCCCACTTGGTTGCAAGGGATACTTCTCCGAAATGGCCCAGGGATACACACAATAGGGGACACCAAGTATAACCACTGGTTTGATGGCTTGGCTCTGCTGCATAGCTTTACATTCAAAAATG GTGAAGTTTACTACAGAAGTAAGTATCTCCGAAGTGACACATACAACTGCAATATAGAAGCAAACCGAATCGTGGTGTCTGAGTTTGGAACTATGGCTTATCCAGATCCATGCAAAAACATATTTGCCAA GGCATTCTCGTATTTGTCTCACACCATTCCTGAGTTCACAGACAACTGCCTGATCAACATTATGAAAACTGGGGATGATTTTTATGCTACCAGTGAGACTAACTTCATCAGGAAAATTAATCCGCAGACTCTGGAGACGTTAGAGAAG GTTGACTACAGCAAATACATAGCTATAAATATGGCAACTTCTCACCCGCACTATGACAGTGCTGGAAATACTCTCAACATGGGTACTTCAATAGTTGATAAAGGGAAGACAAAATACGTTCTATTTAAGATTCCTCCCTCTGTGCCAG aaaaagaaaagaagaaatcttgttttaaaCATCTGGAAGTGATGTGCTCCATCCCTTCTCGCTCTCTGCTCCACCCAAGCTACTACCATAGCTTTGGAATCACAGAAAATTACATTGTCTTCATAGAGCAGCCATTCAAACTGGATATTGTCAAAATGGCAACTGCTTACGTCCGCGGTGTGAACTGGGCTTCCTGCCTTGCCTATCATAAGGAAGATAAG ACTTGGTTTCACTTTGTAGACAAGAAGACTAAAAAAGAAGTATCCACCAAGTTTTATTCCGATGCTATGGTGTTTTTTCACCATATAAATGCTTATGAAGAGGATGGCCACATTATTTTTGATATTATTGCCTATACAGACAATAGCTTATATGATatgttctatttaaaaaacCTGAGTAAAGACTTTGAAGAGAACAAGCTTACCTCCATACCAGCCTGCAAACGATTTGTTGTTCCTCTGCAGTATGAcaag GATGCTGAAGTAGGTTCTAATTTAGTCACACTTCCATCTACTGCAACTGctgtaaaagagaaagatggCAGCATCTATTGCCAAcctgaaatactgtgttcag GGATAGAACTGCCTCGCATCAACTATGACCATAATGGCAAAAAATACAAGTACGTCTTTGCAACGGAAGTCCAGTGGAGTCCAGTTCCTACAAAG ATTGTAAAATTTAATACCCAGACAAAGGAAATGCTCCACTGGGAAGAGGACCACTGCTGGCCATCTGAGCCCATTTTCGTTCCCAGCCCTGATGCAAAAGAAGAGGATGATG GCATTGTTCTGACCTGCATTCTGATGTCTGATCCAAAGGAAGCACCCTTCCTACTTGTCTTGGATGCCAAAACATTCAAAGAATTGGGCCGAGCCACAGTAGATGTAGAAATGCACCTGGACCTGCATGGAATGTTTATACCACAGAAAGATTTGAAGGCTGAGACTGAGTAA